A region from the Dromaius novaehollandiae isolate bDroNov1 chromosome 28, bDroNov1.hap1, whole genome shotgun sequence genome encodes:
- the TNS2 gene encoding tensin-2 isoform X3, which yields MKGGQAPEPHSFREKALRKRRACAACKEPVEAQGLLCRVCKIASHKRCEAKVTSPCQALPPPELRRNTAPARRSENLGSTKSLNSARQRSTLPRSFSLDQVMERKFDFDLTYITERIISVFFPAALDEGRYRAHLREVAHMLTSRHQDKYTLFNLSEKRRDIARLNPKVQDFGWPDLHAPPLDRLCSICKAVEGWLRAHPQHVAVLHCKGSKGKTGVIVAAYMHYSKISASADQALGTLTMRKFCEEKVAAALQPSQRRYISYFSGLLSGGIKMNSDTLFLHHVVVPALPGFEPGAGFQPFLKIYQSMQLVYTSGVYCTSSTQSLCITLEPALLLKGDVMVKCYHKQSRGAERAVVFRVQFHTCTVHGTRLRFGKDELDEAWRDERFPFEASVEFVFSSSPEKIKGWDPLRNGPAVTVDYGISDPAVRWDSYEGFNARHEDSLEELSHTRGPLDGSPYARVQKKRPGGAAGEPGPPSAAERRELARLLGGFGFPPAEPPGPEEEAPAPRPCRRRCSCRPAPPPPPPGAASPEGPRRRADGSPEPRRPGRTGCPESPGCGCRERPPPEEPPPPPLCPCRDCRGRGEGLAAAAAAFYGLRLERGAEPWGGPARPPPPPAAAAAEGLEAAACPRCGRSGPGWVLPPPPLLLLPPRLGPPDAPPACGRLGYEAPGLEAREGYGIPGQPGPHERRSPGEGGPWRGSPDCPSSLRWAPAASPPAPEPPAPPARSPPGSPPLSTQGCPDGGEAPGSPTPAFPPAAAYCEPPAPQPPLPEKRHPPAPPAPPEPPRPEAPSTVRFVQDTSKFWYKPGLSRDQAIALLKAKEPGAFLIRDSNSFQGAYGLALKVAAPPPNCVTHGKGDPQEQLVRHFLIETGPRGVKIKGCQNEPHFGSLPALVLQHSITPISLPCALRIPSKDPLEESLEVPVPPNMSTAADLLRQGAACSVLYLSSVETESLTGPQAVAKATSTVLAASPRPPACTVHFKVSAQGITLTDSQRKLFFRRHYPVSNVTYCNTDPQDRRWANPDGTTSKIFGFVAKKPGAPCENACHLFAELDPEQPASAIVTFITKVMLGTHRK from the exons ATGAAG GGCGGGCAGGCGCCGGAGCCGCACAGCTTCAGGGAGAAGGcgttgaggaagaggagggcgtGCGCCGCCTGCAAGGAGCCCGTCGAGGCCCAGGGGCTGCTCTGCAGAG TGTGCAAGATCGCCAGCCACAAGCGATGCGAGGCCAAG GTGACGTCGCCGTGCCAAGCGCTGCCCCCCCCTGAGCTG AGGAGGAACACGGCCCCCGCGCGGCGCAGCGAGAACCTG GGCTCCACCAAGTCCCTCAACTCCGCCAGGCAGCGCAGCACCCTGCCCAG gaGCTTCAGCCTGGACCAGGTGATGGAGCGCAAGTTCGACTTCGACCTCACCTACATCACGGAGCGCATCATCTCCGTCTTCTTCCCCGCGGCGCTGGACGAGGGCCGCTACCGCGCGCACCTCCGCGAGGTGGCCCACATGCTCACCTCCCGCCACCAGGACAAGTACACG CTCTTCAACCTGTCGGAGAAGCGCCGCGACATCGCCCGCCTGAACCCCAAG gtGCAGGATTTTGGCTGGCCGGACCTGCACGCGCCGCCCCTGGACCGGCTCTGCTCCATCTGCAAGGCCGTGGAGGGCTGGCTGCGGGCGCACCCCCAGCACGTGGCCGTGCTGCACTGCAAG ggtaGCAAGGGCAAGACGGGCGTCATCGTGGCGGCCTACATGCACTACAGCAAGATCTCGGCCag cgccgaccaggccctgggcaccctcaCCATGAGGAAGTTCTGCGAGGAGAAGGTGGCCGCGGccctgcagccttcgcagcgcag gtaCATCAGCTACTTCAGCGGGCTGCTCTCGGGCGGCATCAAGATGAACAGCGACACCCTGTTCCTGCACCACGTCGTGGTGCCCGCGCTGCCCGGCTTCGAGCCCGGCGCCG gcTTCCAGCCCTTCCTGAAGATCTACCAGTCGATGCAGCTCGTCTACACGTCGGGCGTCTA CTGCACCTCCAGCACCCAGAGCCTCTGCATCACCCTGGAGCCGGCCCTGCTGCTGAAGGGCGACGTGATG gTGAAATGCTACCACAAGCAGagccgcggggccgagcgcgcCGTGGTTTTCCGGGTGCAGTTCCACACCTGCACCGTGCACGGCACCCGCCTCCGCTTCGGCAAGGACGAGCTCGACGAGGCCTggcgag ACGAGCGCTTCCCCTTCGAGGCCAGCGTGGAGTTCGTCTTCTCCTCCAGCCCCGAGAAGATTAAAG GCTGGGACCCGCTGCGCAACGGCCCCGCCGTCACCGTCGACTACGGCATCTCGGACCCGGCCGTGCGCTGGGACTCGTACGAGGGCTTCAACGCGCGCCACGAGGACAGCCTGGAAg AGCTGTCGCACACGCGGGGGCCGCTGGACGGCAGCCCCTACGCCCGGGTGCAGAAGaagcggccggggggggcggcgggcgagccgggcccccccagcgccgccgagCGCCGCGAGCTCGCCCGCCTGCTGGGGGGCTTCGGCTtcccccccgccgagcccccgggccccgaggaggaggcgccggcgccgcggccctgccgccgccgctgctcctgccgcccggcccccccgccgccccccccgggcgccgccagCCCCGagggcccgcggcgccgcgccgacggcagccccgagccccggcggccCGGTCGCACCGGCTGCCCCGAGTCGCCGGGCTGCGGCTGCCGGGAGCGGCCGCCgccggaggagccgccgccgccgccgctctgcccgTGCCGCGactgccggggccgcggcgaggggctggcggccgccgccgctgccttcTACGGGCTGCGGCTGGAGCGCGGCGCCGAGCCCTGGgggggccccgcccgcccgccgcccccccccgccgccgccgccgccgaggggctCGAGGCCGCCGCTTGCCCCCGCTGCGGCCGCTCGGGgcccggctgggtgctgccgccgccgccgctgctgctgctgccgccccggctcggcccccccgACGCCCCCCCCGCCTGCGGCCGCCTGGGCTAcgaggcgccgggcttggaggcccGCGAGGGCTACGGCATCCCCGGGCAGCCGGGCCCCCACg AGCGGAGGAGCCCGGGCGAGGGGGGGCCGTGGCGCGGGAGCCCCGACTGCCCCAGCTCGCTGCGGTGGGCCCCGGCCGCCAGCCCCCCCGCGCCagagccgccggcccccccggcccgcagcccccccggcagccccccgctcagcacccaagggtgccccgaCGGCGGCGAGGCGCCGGGCTCCCCGACACCCGCcttcccgcccgccgccgcgtactgcgagccgccggccccgcagccccccctgCCCGAGAAGCGgcacccgccggcccccccggccccccccgagcccccccggccggAGGCGCCCAGCACCGTCCGGTTTGTGCAGGACACGTCCAAGTTCTGGTACAAACCCGGCCTCTCGCGGGACCAAG ccatCGCCCTGCTCAAGGCCAAGGAGCCGGGCGCCTTCCTCATCCGCGACAGCAACTCCTTCCAGGGCGCCTACGGGCTGGCGCTCAAGGTGGCCGCGCCGCCCCCCAACTGCGTCACCCACGGCAAGG GGGACCCCCAGGAGCAGCTGGTGCGGCACTTCCTCATCGAGACGGGGCCGCGGGGCGTCAAGATCAAGGGCTGCCAGAACGAGCCCCACTTCG ggagcCTGCCCGCCCTGGTGCTGCAGCACTCCATCACCCCCATCTCCCTGCCCTGCGCCCTCCGCATCCCCAGCAAAG ACCCCCTGGAGGAGAGCCTGGAGGTGCCCGTGCCCCCCAACATGAGCACGGCCGCTGACCTGCTGCGCCAGGGAGCCG CCTGCAGCGTGCTGTACCTGAGCTCGGTGGAGACGGAGTCGCTGACGGGGCCCCAGGCCGTGGCCAAGGCCACCAGCACCGTCCTGGCCGccagcccccgcccgcccgcctgcacCGTCCACTTCAAGGTGTCCGCGCAGGGCATCACCCTCACCGACAGCCAGCGGAA GCTCTTCTTCCGGCGTCACTACCCCGTCAGCAACGTCACCTACTGCAACACGGACCCCCAGGACCGCAG GTGGGCGAACCCGGACGGCACCACCTCCAA gATCTTCGGCTTCGTGGCCAAGAAGCCGGGGGCCCCCTGCGAGAACGCCTGCCACCTCTTCGCCGAGCTGGACCCCGAGCAGCCCGCCTCCGCCATCGTCACCTTCATCACCAAGGTCATGCTGGGCACCCACCGCAAGTGA
- the TNS2 gene encoding tensin-2 isoform X1 — translation MGRGGGARCWARPCCSLPPGSRGAGGPRPPQGGQAPEPHSFREKALRKRRACAACKEPVEAQGLLCRVCKIASHKRCEAKVTSPCQALPPPELRRNTAPARRSENLGSTKSLNSARQRSTLPRSFSLDQVMERKFDFDLTYITERIISVFFPAALDEGRYRAHLREVAHMLTSRHQDKYTLFNLSEKRRDIARLNPKVQDFGWPDLHAPPLDRLCSICKAVEGWLRAHPQHVAVLHCKGSKGKTGVIVAAYMHYSKISASADQALGTLTMRKFCEEKVAAALQPSQRRYISYFSGLLSGGIKMNSDTLFLHHVVVPALPGFEPGAGFQPFLKIYQSMQLVYTSGVYCTSSTQSLCITLEPALLLKGDVMVKCYHKQSRGAERAVVFRVQFHTCTVHGTRLRFGKDELDEAWRDERFPFEASVEFVFSSSPEKIKGWDPLRNGPAVTVDYGISDPAVRWDSYEGFNARHEDSLEELSHTRGPLDGSPYARVQKKRPGGAAGEPGPPSAAERRELARLLGGFGFPPAEPPGPEEEAPAPRPCRRRCSCRPAPPPPPPGAASPEGPRRRADGSPEPRRPGRTGCPESPGCGCRERPPPEEPPPPPLCPCRDCRGRGEGLAAAAAAFYGLRLERGAEPWGGPARPPPPPAAAAAEGLEAAACPRCGRSGPGWVLPPPPLLLLPPRLGPPDAPPACGRLGYEAPGLEAREGYGIPGQPGPHERRSPGEGGPWRGSPDCPSSLRWAPAASPPAPEPPAPPARSPPGSPPLSTQGCPDGGEAPGSPTPAFPPAAAYCEPPAPQPPLPEKRHPPAPPAPPEPPRPEAPSTVRFVQDTSKFWYKPGLSRDQAIALLKAKEPGAFLIRDSNSFQGAYGLALKVAAPPPNCVTHGKGDPQEQLVRHFLIETGPRGVKIKGCQNEPHFGSLPALVLQHSITPISLPCALRIPSKDPLEESLEVPVPPNMSTAADLLRQGAACSVLYLSSVETESLTGPQAVAKATSTVLAASPRPPACTVHFKVSAQGITLTDSQRKLFFRRHYPVSNVTYCNTDPQDRRWANPDGTTSKIFGFVAKKPGAPCENACHLFAELDPEQPASAIVTFITKVMLGTHRK, via the exons GGCGGGCAGGCGCCGGAGCCGCACAGCTTCAGGGAGAAGGcgttgaggaagaggagggcgtGCGCCGCCTGCAAGGAGCCCGTCGAGGCCCAGGGGCTGCTCTGCAGAG TGTGCAAGATCGCCAGCCACAAGCGATGCGAGGCCAAG GTGACGTCGCCGTGCCAAGCGCTGCCCCCCCCTGAGCTG AGGAGGAACACGGCCCCCGCGCGGCGCAGCGAGAACCTG GGCTCCACCAAGTCCCTCAACTCCGCCAGGCAGCGCAGCACCCTGCCCAG gaGCTTCAGCCTGGACCAGGTGATGGAGCGCAAGTTCGACTTCGACCTCACCTACATCACGGAGCGCATCATCTCCGTCTTCTTCCCCGCGGCGCTGGACGAGGGCCGCTACCGCGCGCACCTCCGCGAGGTGGCCCACATGCTCACCTCCCGCCACCAGGACAAGTACACG CTCTTCAACCTGTCGGAGAAGCGCCGCGACATCGCCCGCCTGAACCCCAAG gtGCAGGATTTTGGCTGGCCGGACCTGCACGCGCCGCCCCTGGACCGGCTCTGCTCCATCTGCAAGGCCGTGGAGGGCTGGCTGCGGGCGCACCCCCAGCACGTGGCCGTGCTGCACTGCAAG ggtaGCAAGGGCAAGACGGGCGTCATCGTGGCGGCCTACATGCACTACAGCAAGATCTCGGCCag cgccgaccaggccctgggcaccctcaCCATGAGGAAGTTCTGCGAGGAGAAGGTGGCCGCGGccctgcagccttcgcagcgcag gtaCATCAGCTACTTCAGCGGGCTGCTCTCGGGCGGCATCAAGATGAACAGCGACACCCTGTTCCTGCACCACGTCGTGGTGCCCGCGCTGCCCGGCTTCGAGCCCGGCGCCG gcTTCCAGCCCTTCCTGAAGATCTACCAGTCGATGCAGCTCGTCTACACGTCGGGCGTCTA CTGCACCTCCAGCACCCAGAGCCTCTGCATCACCCTGGAGCCGGCCCTGCTGCTGAAGGGCGACGTGATG gTGAAATGCTACCACAAGCAGagccgcggggccgagcgcgcCGTGGTTTTCCGGGTGCAGTTCCACACCTGCACCGTGCACGGCACCCGCCTCCGCTTCGGCAAGGACGAGCTCGACGAGGCCTggcgag ACGAGCGCTTCCCCTTCGAGGCCAGCGTGGAGTTCGTCTTCTCCTCCAGCCCCGAGAAGATTAAAG GCTGGGACCCGCTGCGCAACGGCCCCGCCGTCACCGTCGACTACGGCATCTCGGACCCGGCCGTGCGCTGGGACTCGTACGAGGGCTTCAACGCGCGCCACGAGGACAGCCTGGAAg AGCTGTCGCACACGCGGGGGCCGCTGGACGGCAGCCCCTACGCCCGGGTGCAGAAGaagcggccggggggggcggcgggcgagccgggcccccccagcgccgccgagCGCCGCGAGCTCGCCCGCCTGCTGGGGGGCTTCGGCTtcccccccgccgagcccccgggccccgaggaggaggcgccggcgccgcggccctgccgccgccgctgctcctgccgcccggcccccccgccgccccccccgggcgccgccagCCCCGagggcccgcggcgccgcgccgacggcagccccgagccccggcggccCGGTCGCACCGGCTGCCCCGAGTCGCCGGGCTGCGGCTGCCGGGAGCGGCCGCCgccggaggagccgccgccgccgccgctctgcccgTGCCGCGactgccggggccgcggcgaggggctggcggccgccgccgctgccttcTACGGGCTGCGGCTGGAGCGCGGCGCCGAGCCCTGGgggggccccgcccgcccgccgcccccccccgccgccgccgccgccgaggggctCGAGGCCGCCGCTTGCCCCCGCTGCGGCCGCTCGGGgcccggctgggtgctgccgccgccgccgctgctgctgctgccgccccggctcggcccccccgACGCCCCCCCCGCCTGCGGCCGCCTGGGCTAcgaggcgccgggcttggaggcccGCGAGGGCTACGGCATCCCCGGGCAGCCGGGCCCCCACg AGCGGAGGAGCCCGGGCGAGGGGGGGCCGTGGCGCGGGAGCCCCGACTGCCCCAGCTCGCTGCGGTGGGCCCCGGCCGCCAGCCCCCCCGCGCCagagccgccggcccccccggcccgcagcccccccggcagccccccgctcagcacccaagggtgccccgaCGGCGGCGAGGCGCCGGGCTCCCCGACACCCGCcttcccgcccgccgccgcgtactgcgagccgccggccccgcagccccccctgCCCGAGAAGCGgcacccgccggcccccccggccccccccgagcccccccggccggAGGCGCCCAGCACCGTCCGGTTTGTGCAGGACACGTCCAAGTTCTGGTACAAACCCGGCCTCTCGCGGGACCAAG ccatCGCCCTGCTCAAGGCCAAGGAGCCGGGCGCCTTCCTCATCCGCGACAGCAACTCCTTCCAGGGCGCCTACGGGCTGGCGCTCAAGGTGGCCGCGCCGCCCCCCAACTGCGTCACCCACGGCAAGG GGGACCCCCAGGAGCAGCTGGTGCGGCACTTCCTCATCGAGACGGGGCCGCGGGGCGTCAAGATCAAGGGCTGCCAGAACGAGCCCCACTTCG ggagcCTGCCCGCCCTGGTGCTGCAGCACTCCATCACCCCCATCTCCCTGCCCTGCGCCCTCCGCATCCCCAGCAAAG ACCCCCTGGAGGAGAGCCTGGAGGTGCCCGTGCCCCCCAACATGAGCACGGCCGCTGACCTGCTGCGCCAGGGAGCCG CCTGCAGCGTGCTGTACCTGAGCTCGGTGGAGACGGAGTCGCTGACGGGGCCCCAGGCCGTGGCCAAGGCCACCAGCACCGTCCTGGCCGccagcccccgcccgcccgcctgcacCGTCCACTTCAAGGTGTCCGCGCAGGGCATCACCCTCACCGACAGCCAGCGGAA GCTCTTCTTCCGGCGTCACTACCCCGTCAGCAACGTCACCTACTGCAACACGGACCCCCAGGACCGCAG GTGGGCGAACCCGGACGGCACCACCTCCAA gATCTTCGGCTTCGTGGCCAAGAAGCCGGGGGCCCCCTGCGAGAACGCCTGCCACCTCTTCGCCGAGCTGGACCCCGAGCAGCCCGCCTCCGCCATCGTCACCTTCATCACCAAGGTCATGCTGGGCACCCACCGCAAGTGA
- the TNS2 gene encoding tensin-2 isoform X2 codes for MKPRGAVGTLLRALGRRDATATATATGGQAPEPHSFREKALRKRRACAACKEPVEAQGLLCRVCKIASHKRCEAKVTSPCQALPPPELRRNTAPARRSENLGSTKSLNSARQRSTLPRSFSLDQVMERKFDFDLTYITERIISVFFPAALDEGRYRAHLREVAHMLTSRHQDKYTLFNLSEKRRDIARLNPKVQDFGWPDLHAPPLDRLCSICKAVEGWLRAHPQHVAVLHCKGSKGKTGVIVAAYMHYSKISASADQALGTLTMRKFCEEKVAAALQPSQRRYISYFSGLLSGGIKMNSDTLFLHHVVVPALPGFEPGAGFQPFLKIYQSMQLVYTSGVYCTSSTQSLCITLEPALLLKGDVMVKCYHKQSRGAERAVVFRVQFHTCTVHGTRLRFGKDELDEAWRDERFPFEASVEFVFSSSPEKIKGWDPLRNGPAVTVDYGISDPAVRWDSYEGFNARHEDSLEELSHTRGPLDGSPYARVQKKRPGGAAGEPGPPSAAERRELARLLGGFGFPPAEPPGPEEEAPAPRPCRRRCSCRPAPPPPPPGAASPEGPRRRADGSPEPRRPGRTGCPESPGCGCRERPPPEEPPPPPLCPCRDCRGRGEGLAAAAAAFYGLRLERGAEPWGGPARPPPPPAAAAAEGLEAAACPRCGRSGPGWVLPPPPLLLLPPRLGPPDAPPACGRLGYEAPGLEAREGYGIPGQPGPHERRSPGEGGPWRGSPDCPSSLRWAPAASPPAPEPPAPPARSPPGSPPLSTQGCPDGGEAPGSPTPAFPPAAAYCEPPAPQPPLPEKRHPPAPPAPPEPPRPEAPSTVRFVQDTSKFWYKPGLSRDQAIALLKAKEPGAFLIRDSNSFQGAYGLALKVAAPPPNCVTHGKGDPQEQLVRHFLIETGPRGVKIKGCQNEPHFGSLPALVLQHSITPISLPCALRIPSKDPLEESLEVPVPPNMSTAADLLRQGAACSVLYLSSVETESLTGPQAVAKATSTVLAASPRPPACTVHFKVSAQGITLTDSQRKLFFRRHYPVSNVTYCNTDPQDRRWANPDGTTSKIFGFVAKKPGAPCENACHLFAELDPEQPASAIVTFITKVMLGTHRK; via the exons aTGAAGCCCCGCGGCGCCGTGGGGACGCTGCTGCGGGCGCTCGGCCGCCGCgacgccaccgccaccgccaccgccacg GGCGGGCAGGCGCCGGAGCCGCACAGCTTCAGGGAGAAGGcgttgaggaagaggagggcgtGCGCCGCCTGCAAGGAGCCCGTCGAGGCCCAGGGGCTGCTCTGCAGAG TGTGCAAGATCGCCAGCCACAAGCGATGCGAGGCCAAG GTGACGTCGCCGTGCCAAGCGCTGCCCCCCCCTGAGCTG AGGAGGAACACGGCCCCCGCGCGGCGCAGCGAGAACCTG GGCTCCACCAAGTCCCTCAACTCCGCCAGGCAGCGCAGCACCCTGCCCAG gaGCTTCAGCCTGGACCAGGTGATGGAGCGCAAGTTCGACTTCGACCTCACCTACATCACGGAGCGCATCATCTCCGTCTTCTTCCCCGCGGCGCTGGACGAGGGCCGCTACCGCGCGCACCTCCGCGAGGTGGCCCACATGCTCACCTCCCGCCACCAGGACAAGTACACG CTCTTCAACCTGTCGGAGAAGCGCCGCGACATCGCCCGCCTGAACCCCAAG gtGCAGGATTTTGGCTGGCCGGACCTGCACGCGCCGCCCCTGGACCGGCTCTGCTCCATCTGCAAGGCCGTGGAGGGCTGGCTGCGGGCGCACCCCCAGCACGTGGCCGTGCTGCACTGCAAG ggtaGCAAGGGCAAGACGGGCGTCATCGTGGCGGCCTACATGCACTACAGCAAGATCTCGGCCag cgccgaccaggccctgggcaccctcaCCATGAGGAAGTTCTGCGAGGAGAAGGTGGCCGCGGccctgcagccttcgcagcgcag gtaCATCAGCTACTTCAGCGGGCTGCTCTCGGGCGGCATCAAGATGAACAGCGACACCCTGTTCCTGCACCACGTCGTGGTGCCCGCGCTGCCCGGCTTCGAGCCCGGCGCCG gcTTCCAGCCCTTCCTGAAGATCTACCAGTCGATGCAGCTCGTCTACACGTCGGGCGTCTA CTGCACCTCCAGCACCCAGAGCCTCTGCATCACCCTGGAGCCGGCCCTGCTGCTGAAGGGCGACGTGATG gTGAAATGCTACCACAAGCAGagccgcggggccgagcgcgcCGTGGTTTTCCGGGTGCAGTTCCACACCTGCACCGTGCACGGCACCCGCCTCCGCTTCGGCAAGGACGAGCTCGACGAGGCCTggcgag ACGAGCGCTTCCCCTTCGAGGCCAGCGTGGAGTTCGTCTTCTCCTCCAGCCCCGAGAAGATTAAAG GCTGGGACCCGCTGCGCAACGGCCCCGCCGTCACCGTCGACTACGGCATCTCGGACCCGGCCGTGCGCTGGGACTCGTACGAGGGCTTCAACGCGCGCCACGAGGACAGCCTGGAAg AGCTGTCGCACACGCGGGGGCCGCTGGACGGCAGCCCCTACGCCCGGGTGCAGAAGaagcggccggggggggcggcgggcgagccgggcccccccagcgccgccgagCGCCGCGAGCTCGCCCGCCTGCTGGGGGGCTTCGGCTtcccccccgccgagcccccgggccccgaggaggaggcgccggcgccgcggccctgccgccgccgctgctcctgccgcccggcccccccgccgccccccccgggcgccgccagCCCCGagggcccgcggcgccgcgccgacggcagccccgagccccggcggccCGGTCGCACCGGCTGCCCCGAGTCGCCGGGCTGCGGCTGCCGGGAGCGGCCGCCgccggaggagccgccgccgccgccgctctgcccgTGCCGCGactgccggggccgcggcgaggggctggcggccgccgccgctgccttcTACGGGCTGCGGCTGGAGCGCGGCGCCGAGCCCTGGgggggccccgcccgcccgccgcccccccccgccgccgccgccgccgaggggctCGAGGCCGCCGCTTGCCCCCGCTGCGGCCGCTCGGGgcccggctgggtgctgccgccgccgccgctgctgctgctgccgccccggctcggcccccccgACGCCCCCCCCGCCTGCGGCCGCCTGGGCTAcgaggcgccgggcttggaggcccGCGAGGGCTACGGCATCCCCGGGCAGCCGGGCCCCCACg AGCGGAGGAGCCCGGGCGAGGGGGGGCCGTGGCGCGGGAGCCCCGACTGCCCCAGCTCGCTGCGGTGGGCCCCGGCCGCCAGCCCCCCCGCGCCagagccgccggcccccccggcccgcagcccccccggcagccccccgctcagcacccaagggtgccccgaCGGCGGCGAGGCGCCGGGCTCCCCGACACCCGCcttcccgcccgccgccgcgtactgcgagccgccggccccgcagccccccctgCCCGAGAAGCGgcacccgccggcccccccggccccccccgagcccccccggccggAGGCGCCCAGCACCGTCCGGTTTGTGCAGGACACGTCCAAGTTCTGGTACAAACCCGGCCTCTCGCGGGACCAAG ccatCGCCCTGCTCAAGGCCAAGGAGCCGGGCGCCTTCCTCATCCGCGACAGCAACTCCTTCCAGGGCGCCTACGGGCTGGCGCTCAAGGTGGCCGCGCCGCCCCCCAACTGCGTCACCCACGGCAAGG GGGACCCCCAGGAGCAGCTGGTGCGGCACTTCCTCATCGAGACGGGGCCGCGGGGCGTCAAGATCAAGGGCTGCCAGAACGAGCCCCACTTCG ggagcCTGCCCGCCCTGGTGCTGCAGCACTCCATCACCCCCATCTCCCTGCCCTGCGCCCTCCGCATCCCCAGCAAAG ACCCCCTGGAGGAGAGCCTGGAGGTGCCCGTGCCCCCCAACATGAGCACGGCCGCTGACCTGCTGCGCCAGGGAGCCG CCTGCAGCGTGCTGTACCTGAGCTCGGTGGAGACGGAGTCGCTGACGGGGCCCCAGGCCGTGGCCAAGGCCACCAGCACCGTCCTGGCCGccagcccccgcccgcccgcctgcacCGTCCACTTCAAGGTGTCCGCGCAGGGCATCACCCTCACCGACAGCCAGCGGAA GCTCTTCTTCCGGCGTCACTACCCCGTCAGCAACGTCACCTACTGCAACACGGACCCCCAGGACCGCAG GTGGGCGAACCCGGACGGCACCACCTCCAA gATCTTCGGCTTCGTGGCCAAGAAGCCGGGGGCCCCCTGCGAGAACGCCTGCCACCTCTTCGCCGAGCTGGACCCCGAGCAGCCCGCCTCCGCCATCGTCACCTTCATCACCAAGGTCATGCTGGGCACCCACCGCAAGTGA